Proteins encoded within one genomic window of Streptomyces sp. NBC_01314:
- a CDS encoding class I SAM-dependent methyltransferase, which yields MTPPERVAPRGLRKSTTREPIIQEPEVHEAVEVHGAPGAPEADEAEATRREAGVTESSRANRGWWDRNADEYQIEHGTFLGDDRFVWGPEGLDEVEAELLGPPEELKGKDVLEIGAGAAQCARWLAAQGARPVALDLSHRQLQHALRIGGSFPLVCADAGDLPFADGSFDLVCSAYGALPFVADPVRVLREVRRVLRPGGRFVFSVTHPIRWAFPDEPGPEGLSVSGSYFDRTPYVEQDDDGRAVYVEHHRTIGDRVRDVVAADLRLVDLVEPEWPAWNTSEWGGWSPLRGNLIPGSAIFVCERD from the coding sequence GTGACACCACCGGAGCGGGTCGCGCCACGCGGGTTACGGAAGAGTACGACGAGGGAGCCAATCATCCAAGAGCCCGAAGTCCACGAAGCCGTCGAGGTCCACGGGGCCCCCGGCGCACCCGAGGCCGACGAAGCGGAGGCCACCCGGCGCGAGGCCGGGGTGACGGAGAGTTCCCGGGCCAACCGGGGCTGGTGGGACCGCAACGCCGACGAGTACCAGATCGAGCACGGCACGTTCCTGGGCGACGACCGTTTCGTGTGGGGCCCGGAAGGGCTCGACGAGGTGGAGGCGGAGCTGCTGGGGCCGCCCGAGGAGCTGAAGGGCAAGGACGTCCTGGAGATCGGCGCCGGCGCCGCGCAGTGCGCGCGCTGGCTGGCCGCCCAGGGTGCCCGTCCGGTCGCCCTGGACCTCTCCCACCGTCAGCTCCAGCACGCCCTGCGCATCGGGGGATCGTTCCCTCTGGTGTGCGCCGACGCCGGCGACCTGCCCTTCGCGGACGGCTCCTTCGACCTGGTGTGCTCGGCGTACGGGGCGCTGCCCTTCGTCGCCGACCCCGTGCGGGTGCTGCGGGAGGTCCGCCGCGTCCTGCGCCCCGGCGGCCGCTTCGTCTTCTCGGTGACCCATCCGATCCGCTGGGCCTTCCCCGACGAGCCGGGCCCGGAGGGCCTGTCGGTCTCCGGTTCCTACTTCGACCGCACGCCGTACGTGGAGCAGGACGACGACGGGCGGGCGGTGTACGTCGAGCACCACAGGACGATCGGCGACCGTGTCCGGGACGTCGTGGCGGCGGACCTGAGGCTGGTCGACCTGGTCGAGCCGGAGTGGCCCGCCTGGAACACCTCCGAGTGGGGCGGCTGGTCCCCGCTGCGCGGGAATCTGATCCCGGGTTCGGCCATCTTCGTGTGCGAGCGGGACTGA
- the rpsA gene encoding 30S ribosomal protein S1, translating into MTSSTETTATTPQVAVNDIGDEAAFLAAIDETIKYFNDGDIVDGVIVKVDRDEVLLDIGYKTEGVIPSRELSIKHDVDPNEVVKVGDEIEALVLQKEDKEGRLILSKKRAQYERAWGTIEKIKEEDGIVTGTVIEVVKGGLILDIGLRGFLPASLVEMRRVRDLQPYVGKELEAKIIELDKNRNNVVLSRRAWLEQTQSEVRQTFLTTLQKGQVRSGVVSSIVNFGAFVDLGGVDGLVHVSELSWKHIDHPSEVVEVGQEVTVEVLDVDMDRERVSLSLKATQEDPWQQFARTHQIGQVVPGKVTKLVPFGAFVRVDEGIEGLVHISELAERHVEIPEQVVQVNDEIFVKVIDIDLERRRISLSLKQANEAFGADPATVDFDPTLYGMAASYDDQGNYIYPEGFDPETNDWLEGFESQREVWETQYAEAQTRFEQHQAQVIKSREADAAAAAEGGDAAGAAPAAGGGGSSYSSEGADTSGALASDEALAALREKLAGGQS; encoded by the coding sequence ATGACGAGCAGCACCGAGACCACCGCCACCACCCCGCAGGTTGCGGTCAACGACATCGGTGACGAGGCAGCATTCCTCGCCGCTATCGATGAGACGATCAAGTACTTCAACGATGGTGACATCGTTGACGGCGTCATCGTCAAGGTTGACCGGGACGAGGTTCTCCTCGACATCGGTTACAAGACCGAAGGTGTCATCCCGAGCCGCGAGCTTTCGATCAAGCACGACGTCGACCCGAACGAGGTCGTCAAGGTCGGCGACGAGATCGAAGCCCTTGTTCTCCAGAAGGAGGACAAGGAAGGCCGCCTGATCCTCTCGAAGAAGCGCGCCCAGTACGAGCGCGCCTGGGGCACCATCGAGAAGATCAAGGAAGAGGACGGCATCGTCACCGGCACCGTCATCGAGGTCGTCAAGGGTGGTCTCATCCTCGACATCGGCCTCCGTGGCTTCCTGCCGGCCTCCCTTGTCGAGATGCGCCGTGTCCGCGACCTCCAGCCCTACGTGGGCAAGGAGCTCGAGGCGAAGATCATCGAGCTGGACAAGAACCGCAACAACGTGGTCCTGTCCCGCCGTGCCTGGCTGGAGCAGACCCAGAGCGAGGTCCGCCAGACCTTCCTCACGACCCTGCAGAAGGGCCAGGTCCGCTCCGGCGTCGTCTCCTCGATCGTCAACTTCGGTGCGTTCGTGGACCTCGGTGGCGTCGACGGTCTCGTCCACGTCTCCGAGCTTTCCTGGAAGCACATCGACCACCCCTCCGAGGTTGTCGAGGTCGGCCAGGAAGTCACCGTCGAGGTCCTCGACGTCGACATGGACCGTGAGCGTGTCTCCCTGTCGCTGAAGGCGACGCAGGAAGACCCGTGGCAGCAGTTCGCCCGGACCCACCAGATCGGTCAGGTCGTCCCGGGTAAGGTCACGAAGCTCGTTCCGTTCGGTGCGTTCGTCCGCGTGGACGAGGGCATCGAGGGTCTGGTCCACATCTCCGAGCTGGCCGAGCGCCACGTGGAGATCCCGGAGCAGGTCGTCCAGGTCAACGACGAGATCTTCGTCAAGGTCATCGACATCGACCTCGAGCGTCGTCGCATCAGCCTCTCGCTGAAGCAGGCCAACGAGGCCTTCGGTGCCGACCCGGCCACGGTCGACTTCGACCCGACGCTGTACGGCATGGCCGCGTCGTACGACGACCAGGGCAACTACATCTACCCCGAGGGCTTCGACCCCGAGACCAACGACTGGCTCGAGGGCTTCGAATCCCAGCGTGAGGTGTGGGAGACCCAGTACGCCGAGGCGCAGACGCGCTTCGAGCAGCACCAGGCCCAGGTCATCAAGTCCCGCGAGGCCGACGCCGCTGCCGCGGCCGAGGGCGGGGACGCCGCGGGTGCGGCTCCGGCCGCGGGCGGCGGTGGCTCGTCGTACTCCTCCGAGGGCGCGGACACCTCCGGTGCCCTGGCTTCGGACGAGGCGCTGGCTGCCCTTCGCGAGAAGCTGGCCGGCGGCCAGAGCTGA
- a CDS encoding PAC2 family protein, translated as MLDPQSLYAWEPKGLAVVDMALAQESAGLVMLYHFDGYIDAGETGDQIVERLLGSLPHQVVARFDHDRLVDYRARRPLLTFKRDRWTDYEEPTLEVRLVQDATGAPFLLLSGPEPDVEWERFAAAVQQIVERLGVRLSVNFHGIPMGVPHTRPVGLTPHGNRAELVPGHRSPFEEAQVPGSAESLVEYRLAEAGHDVLGVAAHVPHYIARSPYPDAALTVLEAVTAATGLVLPSVAHALRTEAHRTQTEIDRQIREGDEELVALVQGLEHQYDAAAGAETRGNMLAEPVDIPSADEIGREFEKFLAEREGEG; from the coding sequence GTGCTTGATCCGCAGAGTTTGTACGCATGGGAGCCGAAGGGTCTTGCCGTCGTCGACATGGCGCTCGCCCAGGAGTCGGCGGGACTTGTCATGCTCTACCACTTCGACGGATACATAGACGCGGGTGAGACGGGCGACCAGATCGTCGAACGACTCCTCGGTTCACTGCCCCACCAGGTGGTGGCCCGCTTCGACCACGACCGTCTCGTGGACTACCGGGCGCGCCGCCCGCTGCTGACGTTCAAGCGCGACCGCTGGACCGACTACGAGGAGCCGACGCTCGAAGTACGGCTCGTCCAGGACGCCACCGGAGCACCCTTCCTGCTGCTGTCGGGCCCCGAGCCGGACGTGGAGTGGGAGCGCTTCGCGGCCGCCGTCCAGCAGATCGTCGAGCGGCTCGGCGTGCGCCTCTCGGTGAACTTCCACGGCATCCCCATGGGCGTGCCGCACACCCGCCCCGTCGGCCTCACCCCCCACGGCAACCGTGCCGAGCTGGTCCCGGGCCATCGCAGCCCCTTCGAGGAGGCGCAGGTGCCCGGCAGCGCCGAGTCCCTCGTGGAGTACCGCCTCGCGGAGGCCGGACACGACGTGCTCGGCGTCGCCGCGCACGTACCGCACTACATCGCCCGCTCGCCCTACCCGGACGCCGCCCTGACCGTCCTGGAGGCCGTCACGGCGGCCACCGGCCTGGTGCTGCCCTCCGTCGCGCACGCACTGCGCACGGAGGCGCACCGTACGCAGACGGAGATCGACCGGCAGATCCGGGAGGGCGACGAGGAACTGGTCGCCCTCGTGCAGGGCCTGGAGCACCAGTACGACGCGGCAGCGGGCGCCGAGACGCGGGGCAACATGCTCGCCGAGCCCGTCGACATCCCCTCCGCCGACGAGATCGGGCGGGAGTTCGAGAAGTTCCTGGCAGAGCGGGAGGGCGAGGGCTGA
- the coaE gene encoding dephospho-CoA kinase: protein MLKVGLTGGIGAGKSEVSRLLVERGAVLIDADRIAREVVAPGTPGLAAVVQTFGETVLTPDGSLDRPRLGSLVFADPEKLAALNAIVHPLVGARSRELESSAAEDSVVIHDVPLLTENGLAPLYDLVVVVDAAPETQLDRLVRLRGMTEEDARARMAAQATREKRLEIADIVIDNDVPLEDLRRRVRDVWADLTRRAHAARERSAHSQE from the coding sequence ATGTTGAAAGTGGGTCTCACCGGCGGTATCGGCGCCGGCAAGAGCGAGGTGTCGCGGCTGCTCGTGGAGCGCGGCGCCGTGCTGATCGACGCGGACCGCATCGCGCGCGAGGTCGTCGCACCGGGTACCCCCGGGCTCGCGGCGGTCGTGCAGACCTTCGGCGAGACCGTGCTCACGCCGGACGGCAGCCTGGACCGGCCCAGGCTGGGCTCCCTCGTCTTCGCGGACCCGGAGAAGCTGGCCGCGCTGAACGCGATCGTTCACCCCCTGGTGGGCGCCCGCTCCAGAGAGCTGGAGAGCTCCGCCGCCGAGGACTCCGTCGTCATCCACGACGTCCCCCTGCTCACCGAGAACGGCCTCGCCCCGCTGTACGACCTGGTGGTCGTCGTGGACGCGGCCCCCGAGACCCAGCTCGACCGTCTCGTACGCCTGCGCGGCATGACGGAAGAGGACGCACGCGCGCGCATGGCCGCCCAGGCGACCCGCGAGAAGCGTCTGGAGATCGCGGACATCGTCATCGACAACGACGTGCCCCTGGAAGACCTGCGGCGGCGGGTGCGGGACGTATGGGCGGATCTCACGCGTCGGGCGCACGCGGCCCGGGAGCGATCCGCACACTCACAGGAATAG
- a CDS encoding tetratricopeptide repeat protein produces the protein MPETSGSTGRTPETHVIDFRAAEQLLAARDPRGAVKLLDRVIAEHPENTAARLLRARAFFAAAQLRPAELEFTIVLEREPDNAFAHFALARTYQRQARDDQAKRHFRLAAALDPNPQYLEAARFDS, from the coding sequence GTGCCCGAGACCAGCGGTTCCACCGGACGTACCCCGGAGACGCACGTCATCGACTTCCGCGCTGCCGAGCAACTGCTTGCCGCACGTGATCCGCGGGGCGCGGTCAAGCTGCTCGACCGGGTCATAGCCGAGCACCCCGAGAACACGGCGGCCCGGCTGCTGCGGGCCCGCGCCTTCTTCGCGGCGGCCCAACTGCGGCCCGCGGAGCTGGAGTTCACCATCGTCCTGGAGCGCGAGCCGGACAACGCGTTCGCGCACTTCGCCCTCGCCCGCACCTATCAGCGCCAGGCCCGCGACGACCAGGCCAAACGCCACTTCCGGCTCGCCGCGGCCCTCGACCCGAACCCGCAGTACCTGGAAGCGGCCCGGTTCGACTCCTGA
- a CDS encoding DUF6343 family protein, with protein MRTGSEPTTARSPLRMRLWLSVWGLIWAIAGTTAFALVGRPGWAAACGVLWLIVTVDLAVVLRHIRQGPHYQPGRDIPPYQPPRQGHP; from the coding sequence ATGCGTACCGGCAGTGAACCGACGACAGCACGCAGTCCCCTGCGGATGCGGCTCTGGCTGAGCGTATGGGGCCTGATCTGGGCGATCGCCGGAACGACTGCCTTCGCTCTGGTCGGCCGCCCCGGCTGGGCCGCCGCCTGTGGGGTGCTGTGGCTGATCGTCACCGTCGATCTGGCCGTGGTCCTGCGCCATATCCGTCAGGGCCCGCACTACCAGCCGGGCCGCGACATCCCGCCGTACCAACCACCGAGGCAGGGCCACCCGTAG
- a CDS encoding acyltransferase domain-containing protein, with product MLLDAVRADVRLADWLKGLEESESAPGVRERLPEADELPDVLVDLAVPYEDINELVALRRTLAADEGATWLLGRCVDGLVRDMGKIGKGLRLLPLPLESGPLGRYFHVYVFVATLPYVRAYHRERGIPDDISRRTLADLGRGLVLHRRRYGVGGLVAPGWYSLHFHGELFQLGRLQYQRSRVSGREGVALAAAGLALQPGEPCLDLHIPDYAGPLTPEACDRSLTSARDFFARHFPHERYTAGCCHSWLLDPQLKRYLPADANIIRFQERFRVACGNSEPEDDLPIRFVFGDPDLPVETLPRRTSLERAVADHLRAGGHWYSGHGWFAW from the coding sequence GTGTTGCTGGACGCGGTGCGGGCGGACGTGAGGCTCGCCGACTGGCTGAAGGGCCTGGAGGAGAGCGAGAGCGCCCCGGGAGTGCGGGAGCGGCTGCCGGAGGCCGACGAGCTGCCGGATGTACTGGTCGACCTCGCCGTGCCGTACGAGGACATCAACGAGCTGGTCGCGCTGCGCCGCACGCTGGCGGCCGACGAGGGTGCGACCTGGCTGCTCGGGCGGTGCGTCGACGGTCTCGTGCGGGACATGGGGAAGATCGGCAAGGGGCTGAGACTCCTGCCGCTGCCCCTGGAGTCGGGCCCGCTCGGCCGCTACTTCCATGTGTACGTCTTCGTGGCGACCCTGCCGTACGTGCGCGCGTACCACCGCGAGCGCGGGATCCCCGACGACATCTCCCGGCGCACCCTCGCGGACCTCGGCCGCGGCCTGGTGCTGCACCGCCGGCGGTACGGCGTGGGCGGGCTCGTCGCGCCGGGCTGGTACTCGCTGCATTTCCACGGGGAGCTGTTCCAGCTCGGTCGGCTGCAGTACCAGCGGTCACGGGTGAGCGGCCGGGAAGGTGTCGCGCTGGCGGCTGCGGGCCTGGCGCTGCAGCCAGGAGAACCCTGCCTCGACCTGCACATACCCGACTACGCGGGACCCCTGACACCGGAAGCCTGCGACCGGTCGCTGACATCGGCCCGTGACTTCTTCGCGCGGCACTTCCCGCACGAGCGCTACACGGCGGGCTGCTGCCACTCCTGGCTCCTCGACCCACAGCTGAAGCGGTACCTGCCGGCGGACGCCAACATCATCCGTTTCCAGGAGCGGTTCCGGGTCGCCTGCGGCAACAGCGAACCCGAGGACGACCTGCCGATCCGCTTCGTGTTCGGGGACCCGGACCTACCGGTGGAGACACTGCCACGCCGGACGAGCCTCGAACGGGCCGTGGCCGATCATCTGCGGGCGGGAGGGCACTGGTACAGCGGGCATGGCTGGTTCGCCTGGTGA
- a CDS encoding class I SAM-dependent methyltransferase: protein MSIQMREGYEGTGPGAITPDGCAVELYSRLPVGDEPEVIAGVAPAGARILELGSGVGRMTHPLIERGFTVTAVDESAEMLERVRGARTICGPIEGLDLGEKFDVVLLASFLVHTGDPEVRRGMLATCLRHVGDEGFVLIQREGEDYHTNVPRERVDPRGFTVRIASVEPVGDGVDSVFAEYFFPDGEWTQTFRARPLTKEQFEEALGEAGLKVERYLTEDRVWVKVVPVE from the coding sequence ATGAGCATTCAGATGCGTGAGGGATACGAGGGAACCGGACCCGGCGCGATCACCCCGGACGGCTGCGCGGTCGAGCTGTACTCGCGGCTGCCGGTGGGCGACGAGCCGGAGGTCATCGCGGGCGTCGCACCCGCGGGCGCGCGCATTCTCGAACTGGGCAGCGGCGTGGGCCGTATGACGCATCCCCTGATCGAGCGGGGGTTCACCGTCACGGCTGTCGACGAGTCGGCGGAGATGCTTGAGCGGGTGCGCGGGGCCCGCACGATATGCGGTCCGATCGAAGGCCTCGACCTGGGCGAGAAGTTCGACGTGGTGCTGCTCGCGTCGTTCCTCGTCCACACCGGGGACCCCGAGGTGCGGCGCGGGATGCTCGCGACCTGTCTGCGGCATGTCGGGGACGAGGGCTTCGTGCTGATCCAGCGCGAGGGGGAGGACTACCACACGAACGTGCCCCGGGAACGGGTCGACCCCCGAGGGTTCACCGTCCGCATAGCCTCGGTCGAACCCGTCGGGGACGGGGTCGACTCGGTGTTCGCGGAGTACTTCTTCCCAGATGGCGAGTGGACCCAGACGTTCAGGGCACGACCACTGACCAAGGAGCAGTTCGAGGAGGCTCTGGGGGAGGCGGGGCTCAAGGTCGAGCGGTATCTGACGGAGGACCGGGTGTGGGTGAAGGTGGTGCCGGTGGAGTGA
- a CDS encoding DoxX family protein, producing the protein MSETTDPATHVASDSSLAAAAASSSAAGTKGTARSKGARISLRALQIVLALFYAFASALPKLIAHSSAVESFETLGWGSAGMYTIGVLELAGAIGLLIPALASVAAASLSALMVGAFITQITAFDGEYAATPLILIVPLALIAWARRQDVAGPAQWVRRVRREA; encoded by the coding sequence ATGTCCGAGACCACCGATCCCGCCACCCACGTCGCGTCCGACTCCTCCTTGGCCGCCGCCGCCGCCTCCTCCTCCGCCGCCGGCACGAAGGGCACCGCACGCAGCAAGGGCGCACGGATCTCGCTGCGCGCGCTGCAGATCGTGCTCGCGCTGTTCTACGCGTTCGCGAGCGCGCTGCCCAAGCTGATCGCGCACTCGTCGGCCGTCGAGTCCTTCGAGACGCTCGGCTGGGGCAGCGCGGGGATGTACACCATCGGCGTGCTCGAACTGGCGGGTGCCATCGGGCTGTTGATCCCCGCGTTGGCTTCGGTCGCGGCGGCGTCGCTGAGCGCGCTGATGGTGGGGGCGTTCATCACGCAGATCACCGCCTTCGACGGGGAGTACGCGGCGACACCGCTGATTCTGATCGTTCCGCTCGCCCTGATCGCCTGGGCCCGGCGCCAGGACGTGGCCGGGCCGGCGCAGTGGGTGCGACGAGTGCGACGGGAGGCGTGA
- a CDS encoding RNA-binding S4 domain-containing protein has translation MASEGTQERTSGPATTDRGTDGSAAVSAAAEAARPANGETVRVDSWIWSVRLVKTRSMGATACRGGHVRVNGERVKPAHALRVGDEVRLRQAGGHERIVVVRRLIRKRVGAPVAAECYVDNSPPPPPREATAPAGIRDRGTGRPTKRDRRDLERLQGLPEAANAERHRRST, from the coding sequence ATGGCTTCTGAAGGTACGCAGGAGCGGACGAGCGGTCCGGCCACCACCGACCGGGGTACCGACGGGTCGGCGGCGGTGTCCGCGGCCGCCGAGGCCGCCCGCCCGGCGAACGGCGAGACCGTGCGCGTCGACAGCTGGATCTGGTCCGTCCGCCTGGTCAAGACCCGCTCGATGGGCGCCACCGCCTGCCGGGGCGGCCACGTCCGCGTCAACGGCGAACGCGTCAAGCCCGCCCACGCGCTGCGCGTCGGCGACGAGGTGCGGCTGCGCCAGGCCGGGGGCCACGAGCGGATCGTCGTCGTCAGGCGTCTGATCCGCAAGCGGGTCGGCGCGCCCGTCGCCGCCGAGTGCTACGTCGACAACTCCCCGCCGCCCCCGCCCCGCGAGGCCACCGCCCCCGCAGGCATCCGCGACCGAGGCACCGGCCGCCCCACCAAACGCGACCGCCGCGACCTGGAGCGCCTTCAGGGCCTGCCCGAGGCCGCGAACGCCGAGCGCCATCGCCGCTCCACGTAG
- a CDS encoding uracil-DNA glycosylase has product MGGGSGGDGYSAGDGGGGDGRGGGTGLAALDARISGCRACSRLVEWREEVARTKRAAFADQDYWGRPVPGFGPPDAALLIVGLAPAAHGANRTGRMFTGDRSGDVLYAALHDVGLASRGTAVGVDDGLELYGVRITSPVHCAPPANKPTPQERNTCRPWLVGELELLRPTLRAVVVLGAFGWQAALPALADAGWDVPRPRPLFGHGTQVPLDGLDLFGCFHVSQRNTFTGRLTPAMLREVLRTAAKSAGLSVTS; this is encoded by the coding sequence ATGGGCGGCGGCAGTGGTGGTGACGGATACAGCGCCGGCGACGGCGGAGGTGGCGACGGTCGGGGTGGGGGCACCGGGCTGGCCGCGCTCGACGCGCGGATCAGCGGGTGCCGGGCATGTTCCCGGCTGGTCGAGTGGCGGGAAGAGGTGGCGCGTACCAAGCGGGCCGCGTTCGCCGACCAGGACTACTGGGGGCGGCCGGTGCCGGGCTTCGGGCCGCCCGACGCCGCGCTGCTGATCGTCGGGCTCGCGCCCGCCGCGCACGGGGCGAACCGGACGGGGCGGATGTTCACCGGCGACCGCTCGGGAGACGTGCTGTACGCGGCCCTGCACGATGTGGGCCTGGCCTCGCGCGGCACGGCGGTCGGCGTGGACGACGGCCTGGAGCTGTACGGCGTACGGATCACCTCACCCGTGCACTGCGCGCCGCCCGCCAACAAGCCGACGCCCCAGGAGCGGAACACGTGCCGGCCGTGGCTGGTCGGGGAGTTGGAGCTACTGCGGCCGACACTGCGGGCCGTGGTGGTGCTCGGGGCCTTCGGCTGGCAGGCCGCGCTGCCCGCGCTCGCCGACGCCGGCTGGGACGTGCCCCGGCCGCGACCCCTCTTCGGCCACGGCACCCAGGTACCGCTCGACGGGCTGGACCTCTTCGGCTGCTTCCATGTGAGTCAGCGCAACACCTTCACCGGCCGGCTGACCCCTGCCATGCTGCGCGAGGTCCTGCGTACGGCGGCGAAGTCCGCGGGGCTGAGCGTCACTTCGTAG
- the pip gene encoding prolyl aminopeptidase, with product MPIYPEIEPYDHGMLDVGDGNRVYWEVCGNPRGKPAVVLHGGPGSRANAWFPRLFDPDAYRIVLLDQRGCGRSTPLASVYGTDMSVNTTDRLIADLELLRRHLGIGRWLVWGVSWGSALGLRYAQTHPQAVTELVLTGVATASDAEVALLTRGLGQFFPEAFERFLGELPEDERDGNLPAAYNRLLESSDEAVRARAARAWTDWETAIAALPPRSVPRYEDPVFRYAFARTVTHYWGNGHFLDGGGDGVVLRDAHRLKDIPGTLVQGSLDPGNLLGIVWRLHHAWPGSELILIDDVGHDAGAPDMATALVAATDKYAKG from the coding sequence ATGCCCATTTACCCGGAGATCGAACCGTACGACCACGGCATGCTCGACGTCGGGGACGGCAACCGCGTGTACTGGGAGGTCTGCGGGAATCCGCGGGGCAAGCCCGCGGTCGTGCTGCACGGCGGGCCGGGGTCCCGGGCCAACGCCTGGTTCCCGCGGCTCTTCGACCCCGACGCGTACCGGATCGTGCTGCTCGACCAGCGCGGCTGCGGCCGTTCGACGCCACTGGCGAGCGTGTACGGGACCGACATGAGCGTCAACACGACGGATCGTCTGATCGCCGACCTGGAGCTGCTGCGGCGGCATCTCGGGATCGGGCGGTGGCTGGTATGGGGCGTGTCGTGGGGGTCGGCCCTCGGTCTGAGATACGCGCAGACGCATCCGCAGGCCGTGACGGAGCTGGTCCTCACGGGGGTCGCCACGGCCTCCGACGCCGAAGTCGCCCTGCTGACCAGGGGGCTCGGACAGTTCTTCCCGGAGGCCTTCGAACGGTTCCTGGGAGAGCTGCCCGAGGACGAGCGGGACGGGAACCTGCCGGCGGCGTACAACCGGCTGCTCGAGTCGTCCGACGAGGCGGTGCGGGCGCGGGCGGCGCGGGCCTGGACCGACTGGGAGACGGCCATCGCCGCGCTGCCGCCCCGCTCCGTGCCACGCTACGAGGACCCGGTGTTCCGGTACGCCTTCGCCCGCACCGTCACCCACTACTGGGGCAACGGCCACTTCCTCGACGGGGGCGGCGACGGCGTGGTGCTGCGTGACGCGCACCGGCTCAAGGACATCCCGGGCACCCTCGTCCAGGGCAGCCTCGACCCCGGCAACCTCCTCGGTATCGTCTGGCGCCTGCACCACGCCTGGCCCGGCAGCGAGCTGATCCTCATCGACGACGTGGGACACGACGCGGGCGCGCCGGACATGGCGACGGCGCTGGTGGCGGCGACGGACAAGTACGCCAAGGGTTGA
- a CDS encoding NCS1 family nucleobase:cation symporter-1 has translation MSLADRAEATGTTAFVPDPRLTNEDLAPADKRAWKVFDLFALWMSDVHNLGNYTFAAGLLVLGMNVWQVFTSLLVGFVIIYIGMNWMGRIGQRHGVPFPVISRISFGVWGANIPALIRAVIAIMWYGIQTYLASVAVNIMLLAAWPGLESWTHNSFLGLHQLGWCTFVALWLIQALIISQGMESVRKFQDFCGPAIWLVMIALAVWILAKAGWTISLTSTPNPVSVGEQWRQWFGAIGLVLATYGTLMLNFCDFSRFAPDYRTVKRGNFWGLPINSTAFVVVSVIVTAGSIEVFGEAITDPAHLVAEIGNTWILVLGALTFAIATMGVNIVANFVSPAYDLANVWPQKITFKVGGMISTVAALVVTPWNLFSNPTVVQYFLGGLGAFLGPLFGVIMLDYFWVKRGRIDVDELFNAAPGSRYYYRKGVNPKALWAFLPAAAVSAVLALVTTFSEVAPYSWFIGTALAAGLYAVLCRDERAAGPAPAEPAAVEG, from the coding sequence GTGTCCCTCGCCGACCGTGCCGAAGCCACCGGCACCACAGCGTTCGTCCCCGACCCCCGCCTCACCAACGAGGACCTCGCCCCCGCCGACAAGCGGGCCTGGAAGGTCTTCGACCTCTTCGCCCTGTGGATGTCCGACGTCCACAACCTCGGCAACTACACGTTCGCCGCGGGCCTGCTGGTCCTCGGCATGAACGTCTGGCAGGTGTTCACGTCGCTGCTCGTCGGCTTCGTGATCATCTACATCGGGATGAACTGGATGGGGAGGATCGGGCAGCGCCACGGCGTGCCCTTCCCCGTGATCAGCCGCATCAGCTTCGGCGTCTGGGGTGCCAACATCCCGGCCCTCATCCGGGCCGTGATCGCCATCATGTGGTACGGCATCCAGACCTATCTCGCGTCCGTCGCGGTCAACATCATGCTGCTGGCCGCCTGGCCGGGCCTGGAGTCCTGGACCCACAACTCCTTCCTGGGTCTGCACCAGCTCGGCTGGTGCACCTTCGTCGCCCTGTGGCTCATCCAGGCGCTGATCATCAGCCAGGGCATGGAGTCGGTCCGCAAGTTCCAGGACTTCTGCGGCCCCGCGATCTGGCTCGTCATGATCGCGCTGGCCGTCTGGATCCTCGCCAAGGCCGGCTGGACCATCTCCCTCACCTCGACCCCCAACCCGGTCTCCGTCGGCGAGCAGTGGCGGCAGTGGTTCGGCGCGATAGGGCTGGTCCTCGCCACCTACGGCACGCTGATGCTCAACTTCTGCGACTTCTCCCGCTTCGCGCCGGACTACCGGACGGTCAAGCGGGGCAACTTCTGGGGTCTGCCGATCAACTCGACCGCCTTCGTGGTGGTGTCCGTCATCGTCACGGCGGGCTCGATCGAGGTCTTCGGCGAGGCGATCACCGATCCGGCGCACCTCGTCGCCGAGATCGGCAACACCTGGATCCTCGTCCTGGGCGCGCTGACCTTCGCCATCGCCACCATGGGCGTCAACATCGTCGCCAACTTCGTCTCACCGGCGTACGACCTCGCCAACGTCTGGCCGCAGAAGATCACCTTCAAGGTCGGCGGCATGATCAGCACGGTCGCGGCGCTGGTCGTGACCCCGTGGAACCTCTTCTCCAACCCCACCGTCGTCCAGTACTTCCTCGGCGGCCTGGGCGCTTTCCTCGGCCCGCTGTTCGGCGTGATCATGCTCGACTACTTCTGGGTCAAGCGCGGCCGTATCGACGTCGACGAACTCTTCAACGCCGCGCCCGGCTCCCGCTACTACTACCGCAAGGGCGTCAACCCCAAGGCGCTGTGGGCGTTCCTGCCCGCCGCGGCGGTCTCGGCGGTTCTCGCCCTGGTGACGACCTTCAGCGAGGTCGCCCCGTACTCCTGGTTCATCGGTACGGCGCTGGCCGCCGGGCTGTACGCCGTGCTGTGCCGGGACGAGCGGGCCGCCGGGCCGGCTCCCGCCGAGCCCGCAGCCGTGGAGGGCTGA